The following are from one region of the Stanieria sp. NIES-3757 genome:
- the fus1 gene encoding elongation factor EF-G has protein sequence MARSIPLERVRNIGIAAHIDAGKTTTTERILFYTGIAHKLGEVHEGTATMDHMQQEQERGITITAAAISTSWKDCKINIIDTPGHVDFTIEVERSMRVLDGVIAVFCSVGGVQPQSETVWRQADRYQVPRIAFVNKMDRTGANFFKVYEQIQDRLRANAVPIQIPIGSESDFQGIIDLVRMRAKIYKDDLGEQIEDTEIPEELQELANEYRAKMIEAVAETDEELLEKFMMEEEFSEEEIRTALRKGTIDGSIMPMLCGSAFKNKGVQLLLDAVVDYLPAPTEVPAIRGTLPDGTEAVRKSDDSEPFSALAFKITSDKYGRLTFIRVYSGVLSKGSYVYNATKDKKERIARLVVLKSNERIEVDELRAGDLGAAVGLKLATTGDTLCDENKPIILESLYIPEPVISVAVEPKTKGDMEKLSKALQALSDEDPTFRVNTDAETNQTVIAGMGELHLEILVDRMLREFNVEATVGKPQVAYRETIRKNSRAEGKWIKQSGGKGQYGHAVIEIQPGEPASGFEFVSKIVGGAIPKEYIPAVEQGVKESCESGILSGYPLIDVKVTLVDGSYHDVDSNEMAFKLAGSMAIREAVMKASPVLLEPVMKVEVEVPEDFLGDVMGDLNSRRGNIEGMNSDDGQSKVSAKVPLAEMFGYATDIRSKTQGRGIFSMEFSNYEEVPRNVAEAIIDKNKGNA, from the coding sequence CATGAAGGTACGGCAACAATGGATCACATGCAGCAAGAGCAGGAAAGAGGAATTACCATTACTGCTGCAGCTATCAGTACCAGTTGGAAAGATTGTAAAATTAACATCATTGATACACCAGGACACGTTGACTTTACCATTGAAGTAGAACGTTCAATGCGGGTATTAGATGGTGTTATAGCCGTATTTTGTTCCGTAGGTGGCGTACAACCCCAATCCGAAACCGTTTGGAGACAAGCAGACAGGTATCAAGTGCCTCGAATTGCTTTTGTCAACAAAATGGATCGTACTGGAGCAAACTTTTTTAAAGTTTACGAACAGATTCAAGATCGTCTGAGAGCAAATGCTGTTCCCATTCAAATTCCAATTGGTAGTGAAAGTGACTTCCAAGGAATTATTGATTTGGTAAGAATGCGTGCCAAGATTTACAAAGACGATCTCGGAGAACAGATCGAAGATACTGAAATTCCAGAAGAACTACAAGAATTAGCGAATGAATATCGCGCCAAAATGATTGAAGCAGTTGCAGAAACTGATGAAGAACTTCTAGAAAAATTCATGATGGAAGAAGAGTTCTCTGAAGAAGAAATTAGAACTGCTTTGCGTAAAGGCACGATTGATGGTTCAATCATGCCAATGCTCTGTGGTTCTGCTTTCAAGAACAAAGGCGTTCAACTGTTATTAGATGCAGTGGTAGATTATTTACCAGCTCCTACAGAAGTACCTGCAATCAGAGGAACTTTACCTGATGGCACTGAAGCAGTCAGAAAATCTGATGATAGTGAACCGTTTTCTGCACTTGCTTTCAAAATTACCTCAGATAAATATGGTCGCTTAACCTTTATCAGAGTTTACTCAGGAGTTCTGAGTAAAGGTAGCTATGTGTACAATGCGACTAAGGATAAGAAAGAGCGGATTGCTCGCTTAGTTGTTTTAAAATCCAATGAGCGGATTGAAGTAGATGAGCTAAGAGCCGGAGATTTAGGTGCAGCCGTTGGGTTGAAATTAGCCACCACTGGAGATACTCTTTGTGATGAAAATAAGCCGATTATTTTAGAGTCTCTTTACATTCCCGAACCAGTTATTTCTGTTGCAGTAGAGCCTAAAACTAAAGGCGATATGGAAAAATTATCCAAAGCCTTACAAGCATTATCAGATGAAGACCCAACTTTTAGGGTTAATACTGACGCAGAAACCAATCAGACTGTGATTGCTGGAATGGGTGAATTGCACCTGGAAATTCTGGTTGACCGTATGTTACGAGAGTTTAATGTAGAAGCAACTGTAGGTAAACCTCAAGTTGCTTACCGTGAAACTATTCGGAAAAACAGCAGAGCAGAAGGCAAATGGATTAAACAAAGTGGTGGTAAGGGTCAATACGGTCATGCTGTGATCGAAATTCAACCTGGAGAACCCGCAAGTGGTTTTGAGTTTGTCTCTAAAATTGTTGGTGGTGCTATTCCTAAGGAATACATTCCAGCAGTTGAACAAGGGGTTAAGGAGTCCTGCGAATCAGGAATTTTGTCAGGTTATCCTTTGATCGATGTTAAAGTAACCCTGGTTGATGGCTCCTACCATGATGTAGACTCCAACGAAATGGCATTCAAGCTAGCTGGTTCTATGGCAATTAGAGAAGCTGTAATGAAAGCATCTCCAGTATTGCTAGAGCCTGTGATGAAAGTTGAGGTAGAAGTTCCTGAAGATTTTCTTGGGGATGTTATGGGAGATTTGAACTCTCGCCGTGGCAATATTGAAGGCATGAACTCTGATGATGGTCAATCAAAAGTTTCTGCTAAAGTACCATTAGCGGAAATGTTTGGTTATGCCACAGATATTCGTTCTAAAACGCAAGGACGTGGTATCTTCTCTATGGAGTTCAGTAACTACGAAGAAGTGCCTCGTAATGTAGCAGAGGCAATTATTGACAAAAACAAAGGGAACGCATAA
- a CDS encoding peptidase S16 lon domain protein gives MASFSSSTAVRELPLFPLPEVVLFPGRPLPLHIFEFRYRIMMNTILEYDRRFGVLMIDPATGEISSVGCCAEIVHFQRLPDDRMKMLTLGQQRFRVLEYIREKPYRVGLVEWIEDRPPTKNLTPLAQEVAKLLQDVVHLSAKLTEQKIELPEDLPDLPVELSYWVASNLYGVASEQQVLLEMQDTAARLQREAEILTSTRNHLAARTALKDVLNNK, from the coding sequence ATGGCATCATTTTCTTCTTCTACTGCTGTTAGAGAACTTCCCCTATTTCCACTTCCTGAAGTTGTTTTATTTCCAGGTCGTCCTTTACCGTTACATATTTTTGAATTTCGGTACAGGATTATGATGAATACAATTTTGGAATATGATCGTCGTTTTGGAGTTTTGATGATCGATCCTGCGACAGGAGAAATCTCTTCAGTTGGTTGTTGTGCAGAAATAGTACATTTTCAACGTTTACCTGACGATCGCATGAAAATGTTAACTTTGGGACAACAAAGATTTCGAGTCTTAGAGTATATCCGTGAGAAGCCTTATCGAGTAGGTTTAGTAGAATGGATTGAGGATCGACCACCAACTAAAAATTTGACTCCACTCGCTCAAGAAGTAGCAAAGTTACTCCAAGATGTGGTTCATTTATCAGCCAAATTGACTGAGCAAAAAATTGAGCTTCCGGAGGATTTACCTGATTTGCCTGTGGAATTGTCTTATTGGGTGGCTAGTAATCTTTATGGAGTAGCATCAGAGCAACAAGTATTGTTGGAAATGCAAGATACTGCTGCTCGACTACAACGAGAAGCAGAAATTCTTACTTCAACTCGCAATCATTTAGCTGCTCGCACTGCTCTGAAAGATGTTTTAAATAATAAATAA
- the tufA gene encoding elongation factor EF-Tu — MARAKFERTKDHANIGTIGHVDHGKTTLTAAITLTLAASGKAKARKYDEIDAAPEERERGITINTAHVEYETDNRHYAHVDCPGHADYVKNMITGAAQMDGAILVVSAADGPMPQTREHILLAKQVGVPSLVVFMNKQDQVDDEELLELVELEIRELLSEYDFPGDDIPIVSGSALLALEALTENPNIKQGENEWVDKIYALMENVDSYIPTPEREIDKPFLMAVEDVFSISGRGTVATGRIERGKVKVGETIEIVGIENTRSTTVTGVEMFQKTLDEGLAGDNVGVLLRGIKKEEIERGMVLAKPGSITPHTQFEGEVYVLTKEEGGRHTPFFKNYRPQFYVRTTDVTGTIKDYTADDGSAVEMVMPGDRIKMTVELINPIAIEQGMRFAIREGGRTIGAGVVSKIIK, encoded by the coding sequence ATGGCACGCGCAAAGTTTGAAAGGACTAAAGACCACGCCAATATCGGTACTATTGGTCACGTTGACCACGGTAAAACTACTTTAACTGCAGCAATTACTTTGACTTTAGCTGCCTCTGGTAAAGCGAAAGCCAGAAAGTATGATGAGATTGATGCAGCTCCTGAAGAAAGAGAGCGTGGTATTACAATTAATACCGCTCACGTAGAGTATGAAACAGACAATCGTCACTATGCTCACGTAGACTGTCCTGGACACGCTGACTATGTGAAAAATATGATCACTGGTGCAGCACAAATGGATGGAGCAATTTTAGTTGTATCCGCTGCTGACGGTCCAATGCCTCAAACTCGCGAGCATATTTTGTTAGCGAAGCAGGTAGGGGTTCCTAGCTTGGTAGTGTTTATGAATAAACAAGACCAAGTGGATGACGAAGAACTACTTGAATTGGTAGAACTAGAAATTCGTGAGCTTTTAAGCGAATATGATTTCCCTGGCGATGATATTCCCATCGTTTCTGGTTCTGCATTGCTTGCTTTAGAAGCTTTAACCGAAAATCCCAATATCAAACAAGGCGAGAATGAATGGGTAGATAAGATATATGCACTTATGGAGAATGTAGACTCTTACATTCCTACTCCCGAACGGGAAATTGATAAGCCTTTCTTGATGGCAGTAGAAGACGTGTTCTCGATCTCTGGTCGTGGTACTGTAGCTACTGGTCGGATTGAACGCGGTAAAGTTAAAGTTGGAGAAACCATCGAAATCGTTGGTATTGAAAACACTCGTAGCACTACTGTAACTGGTGTAGAAATGTTCCAGAAAACTTTAGATGAAGGTTTGGCTGGAGATAACGTTGGGGTATTACTTCGGGGTATCAAAAAAGAAGAAATTGAGCGGGGAATGGTATTAGCTAAACCCGGTTCGATCACTCCTCATACACAATTTGAAGGCGAAGTTTACGTCTTAACTAAAGAAGAAGGTGGTCGTCATACTCCTTTCTTCAAAAACTATCGTCCTCAGTTCTACGTTCGTACTACTGATGTAACTGGTACAATTAAAGACTACACTGCTGATGATGGTAGTGCAGTAGAAATGGTTATGCCAGGCGATCGCATTAAAATGACTGTAGAATTAATTAATCCGATTGCGATCGAACAAGGAATGCGCTTCGCCATCAGAGAAGGTGGTCGCACCATTGGTGCTGGAGTTGTTTCCAAAATTATTAAGTAG
- the rpsJ gene encoding ribosomal protein S10 — protein sequence MATIQQQKIRIRLKAFDRRLLDTSCEKIVDTANRTNATAIGPIPLPTKRKIYCVLRSPHVDKDSREHFETRTHRRIIDIYQPSSKTIDALMKLDLPAGVDIEVKL from the coding sequence ATGGCAACTATTCAGCAGCAGAAAATTCGCATTCGTTTAAAAGCTTTTGACCGACGTTTACTTGACACATCTTGTGAAAAGATTGTTGATACTGCCAATAGAACTAACGCTACAGCTATTGGACCGATTCCTTTACCAACTAAACGAAAAATTTACTGCGTTTTGCGTTCTCCTCACGTAGATAAAGATTCTCGGGAACATTTTGAAACTCGTACTCATCGCCGAATTATTGATATTTATCAGCCCTCATCTAAAACTATTGATGCTTTGATGAAATTAGATTTACCTGCTGGAGTAGATATTGAAGTTAAACTTTAA